The nucleotide sequence CGGCGGCGAACAGCTGCTCGACGCCGTCGGTGCCGGTCACGTCGGCGGCGACCGCGCGGGCCTGCACGCCCGCCGCACGGCAGTCGGCGACCACCTGCCCGGCCGCATCGGGCGAGGCCCGGTGCGCCACGACGACGTCCCGGCCCCGGGCCGCCAGCAACCGGGCGGTGGCCGCGCCGACCCCGCGGGAGGCACCGGTGACGAGAACGGTCATGCCCCGCAGTGTGCCCTGGCCCGCCGGGGGACACCGACCCTGATCGTCCGGTCACTCCCCGTGGACAGTGCGCGCCGGCAGCGGTTTGGATGGGGGTGACCATCGACGGGCGGCGCCGGCGCCGCCAGGGGGCCGAAGGAGCTGATCGGTGCGACCGAGCCTGGAACCGGTCGATCTGACCCGCTACCCGCTGCACGAGCCGGGATCGCCGCGCTGGACGGCCGCGGTGCACGAGGCCCGGGACTCCCTGGAATCGGACGGCTGCGCGGTGCTCACCGGCTTCGTGCGGGCGTCCTTCCAGGACCGGCTGCGCGCCGAGGGTGAGGAGATCGCCCCGCTGGCCCACCACGAGACCCGGGTGGTGAACGTCTACAACACCGAGCCGGATCCGGCGCTGCCCGCCGACCATCCCGCCCGGGTGCCGCTGGAACGGGGCAACGCCTTCGTCGCCCGGGACCGGATCCCGGCCGCGGGGCTGATCCACCGGCTCTATCCCGATCCGGCGTTCCGCGCGTTCCTCGCCGCCTGTGTCGGGGTGCCGGAGCTGCACGAGCTCGCCGATCCGCTGGCCGGGCTGTGCCTCAACGTCGTCGCCGACGGTCGCTCGCACCCCTGGCACTTCGACACCAACGAGGTCGCGATCAGCCTGCTCACCCGGGCGCCGGAGCAGGGCGGGATCTTCGAGTACGTCCCGGGGATCCGGTCCGCCGACGCGGAGAACACCGCCGAGGTCGCCGCCGTGCTGGCCGGGGACGGCGGGGACCGGGTGCGCAGGCTCCGGCTGCGGCCCGGGGACCTGCAGCTGTTCCGCGGCCGCTACTCGCTGCACCGGGTCACGCAGGTGCGCGGCGCGACCGCCCGGCACACCGCGATCTTCTCCTACAGCGGTCGCCCCGGGGTCGTCGGCAGCGCCGAGCGCACCCGGCAGCTGTTCGGGCGGGTACTGCCCGCGCACGGGGGGCCACGTTCGGTCCGGGTCGACGGACTGATGGACTGATCGCGTGACGGAGCAGACACCCTCGACCTTCGCGGCGGACGACGGCCTCCCGAAGGTTCCGCTGCCCACCGTGTCCGCCTCGGTGGACCGGTTCCTCCAGTGGTGCGCACCGCTGCTCACCCCGGACGAGTACACCCGCACCGCCGACGCAGCGGCCGAGCTGCTCGTCCCCGGCGGCACAGCGTCGGTGCTGCAGGCCGACCTGGAGCGGTTCGACGCCTCGGCCCACAGCTGGCTCGACGAGTTCTGGCCGTCGCGCTACCTGGGCCGCCGGGACCGGATCGCGCTGAACGCGAACTTCTTCTTCCTGTTCGGACCGGGCACGTCCGACCAGTGCCTGCGCGCGGCGGAGCTCGCGACCGCGGCGATCGGGCACAAGGTCGACCTCGACGCGGGCACCTTCGCCGCGCCGGCCGGGCGGGGCGGGCCGCAGTCGATGGACCAGAGCAGGCACGTCTTCTCCACCACCCGGATCCCGGGCGACCCGCAGGACACCGTCCGCACCCCCTACAGCGACGCGTGGCCGGGCCCGTCCACCGAGCGGCACGTCGTCGTGCTGAGCCGGGGCCGGATCCACCGGCTCGACGTGTTCGGCCCCGACGGGGCGCTGCACACGGTGGACGAGATCGCCGCCGCGCTGCGCGCGATCCGTTCCGCGCACCCCGCGCGCACCGGGCTCGACGAGGCGGTCGGCTCGCTGACCACGCTGGCCCGCGCCGAGTGGGCGGCCGTGCGGGACCGGCTGACCGGGCTCGACCCGGCGAACGCCGGCGCGGTCGATCTCGTCGAGCGTGCGCTGTTCGCGATCTGCCTGGACGACGACGTCCCGGCCGACGAGAGCGCCGCCGCCCGGACGCTGCTGGCCGGGGACTCCGGGAACCGCTGGTTCGACAAGGCGCTGTCGATCGTGGTGCTGCCCGACGGGACCGCCGGGGTGAACATCGAGCACTGCGAGCTGGACGGCACGACCGTGCTCACCCTGGTCGACGCGATGTTCGCGGACACCGTGGCGGTGCACGCCGAGCGGGCCGGGGCCCGCCCCCAGGGTGCGCCCGCCGTCGCCGAGCTGGGCTTCGTGCTCGACGACGAGCTGCGCGGCACCGTCCGCCGGGCGCACGACGAGTTCGCCGCGTTCCTCGCCGGTACCGCGACCACGCTCGTCTCCTTCGACGACTTCGGCGCCGACACGGCCAAGGCGCTGGGCTTCTCACCGGACGCCTTCGTGCAGGCCGCCTATCAGGTCGCGCACCGGCGGGCGAAGGGCCTCACCGGGGCCACCTACGAGTCGATCGCGACCCGGCAGTTCCGGCGCGGCCGGACCGAGGCGATGCGGGTGGTGACCCCCGAGATGGTCGCCTTCGTCGACCGGATGCAGGACCCGCATGCCTCCGGTGACGACCGGCGCGCCGCCTTCCGGGCCGCCGCGGATGCGCACGTCGCCCGCGCCCGGCAGTGCCAGCAGGGGGACGCGCCCGAGCAGCACCTGTGGGAGCTGGAGTGGATCCAGCGCCGGCGCGGCGCGCAGCTCGGTGCGACCGAGCCGCTCGCGGTGTTCTCCTCCCCCGGCTGGACGATCATGCGCGACGACTGGCTGTCGACCAGCTCGGCGCCGTCGCGCAACGTCCGGTACTTCGGTTTCGGCTCGACCAGCTCGCGCTGCATCGGGGTGGCCTACGTGCTGCTGCCGGACCGGTTCCACCTGCACCTGTCCACCCCGGCCGATCAGGCCGGGCCGATGGAGGCGTTCGCGCGGGAGCTGCGCGTGGTGATCGGCGAGCTGGTGGCCCTGCTGGAGCGGTAATCCGCTGGTCACCGGCGGGTGGCCGTGCTGGGCTCCGCCGATGGAGAGATTCCTCGTCACCGGCAGCTCGGGGCACCTCGGGGAGGCCCTGGTCCGCACGCTGCGCGCCGACGGTGTCCCGGTCACCGGGCTGGACCGGGTGCCGTCGCCGTGGACCGACGTCGTTGCCCCGCTGGCCGACCGGGACGCCCTCGCCGCTGCCATGACCGGCGTCACGCACGTCCTGCACACCGCGACGCTGCACAAGCCACACGTCGGGTCGCACACTCGGCAGGACTTCGTCGACAGCAACGTCTCCGGCACGCTCGCGGTACTGGAGTGCGCGGCGGCGGCCGGTGTCACCGGCGTGGTGTTCACCTCGTCGACCTCGGCCTTCGGCAGAGCACTCGTCGGGGACGGGGCGGTGACCTGGATCGACGAGAGCGTCGTGCCGCGGGTGCGCAACGTCTACGGCGCCACCAAGACCGCCGCCGAGGAGCTGTGCGAGCTGGCGGCGCAGGATCCGGGGCTGCCGGTGGTGGTACTGCGGACCTCGCGGTTCTTCCCGGAGGCCGACGACCGGGAGGAGATCCGGCTGCGGTTCGACGACGCGGCGTCCAAGCTGGTCGAGTTCTGCCACCGGCGGGTCGATCTCGCCGACGTCGTGTCGGCGCACCTGGCGGCGGCCCGGCGGGCGCCGGAGCTCGGGTTCGCCCGGTACGTGATCAGCGCACCCACCCCCTTCACCCGCGACGACCTCCCCGAGCTCGGCCGGGACGTTCCCGCGGTGCTCGCCCGCCGGGCGCCGGAGGTGGCCGCGCTGCTGCGCGAGCGGGGCTGGGCGGTGCCGGAGGTGGACCGCGTCTACTCGTCGGCGCGCGCGGTCGCCGAGCTGGGCTGGCGGCCGCGGTGGGACGCCGGAGCGATCGCCGCACGGCTGCGCTCCGGGGCCGGTCCGGGCAGCCCGCTCGCCGCGGCCGTCGGGGCGAAGGGTTACCACGCAGAGCCGACCGGCGTGTACACACCGTGAGATCGGCTCACCGGACCAGGTGACTGTAGGCCGCAGGGGCTAACGCCGTGGGTGTGTGCGGCGGTATGGGTGTCACAGCAGTCGGAGTCACCGCAGCACCGAGCCGCAGCACTCACACCGGAGGTCCGCATGACCGGCCCGCAACAGCCCCGGCCCCATCCCGCCGACGGGACCGCCGGTGCACGGCCCTCCCCGCAGGCCCGGCACGGCCGCTCCGAGCACGACTTCTTCCCGGACGACTCGTACCAGGGCGAGCAGCACGCCGGCGGCTACCCGGATCTGCGGCCCTCGCGTCCGGTCGAGCGGCCCGTCCCGGCCGCCGACGGCCCCGACGACCTGTACGGCGAGCGCCCGGCCGAGATGCACCGCGGCGCGGACCCGGGTGGCTACGGCGACCCGGGTGGTCACGGCGACCCGGGTGGCTACGGCGATCCGGGGGGCTACGGCGATCCGGGCAGGCACGGCCAGCCCGCCCCGCACGGGCGGGGTGATCTGGACCAGCGTGGCTACGGCGGCGAGGTGCCCGAGCAGCCGGCCGGTGGCGCCGGACAGCCTGCCCACCTCGAACCGTCCCCGGGTGCGGCCCGGCAGCCCGCGCACGGCACCGGCCCGGCCTACGGCTCCGGCCCTGCCTACGGCTCCGGGCCCGGGTCCCGGCCGGGTTACGGCGAGTACGGCGATCCGGCGTCGCGTGGCGGCACGGCCATCGACGGCGGCCCGCCCTACTCCACCGAACCGGCCCGGACGGCGTCGCGCTACGGCTCCGCCGACGACCGGGACGAGGCCCCCGGCGGTCCGGGAGCGGTGACGGCGGTGACCGAGCGGGCCGACCCCGACCCCGCGCGGGCCGGCTCCGAGCGGACCGATGCCGGACCGACCGACTCCGAACTGGCGACCGGGCCGACGGCGGCCGTACCCGTGCAGCGCGCTGCGCCTGCGGTCGCGGCCCGGCCGGCCGGGGGTGCGGGCAACCGGCCGGCCACCGTCGCCGAGGCCGCCGCCGCCCGGTTCGGCACCTCGGGGAGCACACCGGCCACCGGATCCGCGCCGGCTGCGGCCGCTGCGCCTGCCCAGCAGCAGCCGCAGCAGCAGTTCCAGCAGCCGATCCAGCAGCGGCCGCCGACGGTGGCGAAGGACCCGGCCGCCCTCACCGTGCTGCGGGTGATCACCTACGTGCTGGTGTCGCTGTCCTGCCTGATCTTCCTCGCGGGTGCGGTGTACGGGTTCGTCGCCTGGCTGGAGCTGCGCGACGCGCTGAGCACCTCGCCGTTGTTCGGCGGGATCGGGGGCTGATCCGCGCTCACAGCCTTGCGAGCACCTCGCGCAGTCGCGCGTCGAACGCGGCGGGATGCTCCATGAACCCGACGTGCCCGCCGGGGAACCGTTCGGGCGTCACCCCGAGCCGGTCCGCCAGTGCGCGCGACGTCAGGTCGCACAGCCGGCCGTCGGAGTCCTCACCGATCCCGACGGTCACCCGGCCGCCGCGCAGGGCGCCGGGATCGGGCACCCAGCGGACCGTCTCGCGCATCTCGTACAGGAAGAAGTGCCGCTCGTCGGCGTCCTGGCGTTCCCGGTCCGCGCCCGGGCCGTCCGCGCCGGGCAGCCCGGTCCCCGCGCCGTGCACACCAGCGGCGCTGTCGGCCCCGTCGGCGCGATCGGCAGGCTCAGCACAGTCGGCAGGCCCGGCCCCCTCGGTGACTCCGGCCGCACCCCGTCCCCGGGTCCCTCCGGCGGCCCGCCGGGCAGGTTCGCCGCCGCCATGAACAGCGCCCAGGCCGCAGCCGCGCCCTGCTCCCGGTAACGCCGCACGATCTCGTCGCCGGTGGCGCGGCGGGCGGCCGCGTCGGGCAGGAGCTCCTGCAACGGCGGCTCGTGCGCGACGACCGCGCGCACCAGCTCCGGGCGCGTCTGCAGCAGCGCGAGCGCGACGACGGCGCCGCCGCTGGACCCGACCAGCGTCGCCGGGCCCTGACCGAGATGCTCGACGAGCGCCGCGAGGTCCGCGGCGCGCACCGCGACCGGAGAGCCCGCGTCGGCGTCGTCGACCGGGCTGCGGCCGGTGCCGCGCGGATCGAACGTGACGACGGTGTGATCGGCCGCGAGCAGCCCGGCCGTCGCGGCGAACCCGTCCGCACCCATCGGGGAGCCGACCAGCACCAGCAGCGGGCCGGTCCCGCGGACGTCGAAGTGGATGCGGGCACCGGCGAGGTCCAGTACGGCGTCGGTGAGGGTGCCTGCGGTGTCTGCGGTGCCGTTCACGGGAACCTCCGGTCGGGTCGGCCTGCACCGGATCCGACCGGCCGCGCGTCCGGAACTCATCGCCGTACGCTGGAGATCGTGCCGAGAACGGTGGGCCGACGCATCGCCGGGTTGCTGGGCGTCCTCCTGGTGGTCGTGCTGCTCGGTGGCGCGCTCGTGTGGTTCGCCGAGCGCCGCGGGCTGACCACCGACGACCTGTGGGAGCTCGTCGATCCGCCTCCTCCGGAGGAGTGCACCGAGGACGATCCCACGTCGACGGGCTGTCTCACGCCGAGCGCGCTGCGTCTGCACGACGCCGCGGTGGCCCGGTTCGGGGAGCCGGGACCGGGTGCCCCGGTCCGATCACTCAGCTGCTGGTCCGAGCACGCCTGGAACCCCTCCAGCGACCATCCCGCCGGCCGGGCCTGCGACTTCTTCCCCGCCGGGTACGGCGAGTTCCCCGCCGGGACCGACCTGGAGCAGGGCTGGGCGGTCGCGGACTGGCTGCGCGAGAACTCCGCCGAGCTGCGGGTGCGGTACGTGATCTGGCAGGGCCGGATCTGGTACCGCGGCACGGGCGATACCGGCGACGGCCGGGCCGGCTGGGGCCGGCCCTACGACGGCGGCGGGGTCTACGACCCCGACGACGCCACCGGC is from Pseudonocardia autotrophica and encodes:
- a CDS encoding HalD/BesD family halogenase codes for the protein MRPSLEPVDLTRYPLHEPGSPRWTAAVHEARDSLESDGCAVLTGFVRASFQDRLRAEGEEIAPLAHHETRVVNVYNTEPDPALPADHPARVPLERGNAFVARDRIPAAGLIHRLYPDPAFRAFLAACVGVPELHELADPLAGLCLNVVADGRSHPWHFDTNEVAISLLTRAPEQGGIFEYVPGIRSADAENTAEVAAVLAGDGGDRVRRLRLRPGDLQLFRGRYSLHRVTQVRGATARHTAIFSYSGRPGVVGSAERTRQLFGRVLPAHGGPRSVRVDGLMD
- a CDS encoding choline/carnitine O-acyltransferase; its protein translation is MTEQTPSTFAADDGLPKVPLPTVSASVDRFLQWCAPLLTPDEYTRTADAAAELLVPGGTASVLQADLERFDASAHSWLDEFWPSRYLGRRDRIALNANFFFLFGPGTSDQCLRAAELATAAIGHKVDLDAGTFAAPAGRGGPQSMDQSRHVFSTTRIPGDPQDTVRTPYSDAWPGPSTERHVVVLSRGRIHRLDVFGPDGALHTVDEIAAALRAIRSAHPARTGLDEAVGSLTTLARAEWAAVRDRLTGLDPANAGAVDLVERALFAICLDDDVPADESAAARTLLAGDSGNRWFDKALSIVVLPDGTAGVNIEHCELDGTTVLTLVDAMFADTVAVHAERAGARPQGAPAVAELGFVLDDELRGTVRRAHDEFAAFLAGTATTLVSFDDFGADTAKALGFSPDAFVQAAYQVAHRRAKGLTGATYESIATRQFRRGRTEAMRVVTPEMVAFVDRMQDPHASGDDRRAAFRAAADAHVARARQCQQGDAPEQHLWELEWIQRRRGAQLGATEPLAVFSSPGWTIMRDDWLSTSSAPSRNVRYFGFGSTSSRCIGVAYVLLPDRFHLHLSTPADQAGPMEAFARELRVVIGELVALLER
- a CDS encoding NAD-dependent epimerase/dehydratase family protein — translated: MERFLVTGSSGHLGEALVRTLRADGVPVTGLDRVPSPWTDVVAPLADRDALAAAMTGVTHVLHTATLHKPHVGSHTRQDFVDSNVSGTLAVLECAAAAGVTGVVFTSSTSAFGRALVGDGAVTWIDESVVPRVRNVYGATKTAAEELCELAAQDPGLPVVVLRTSRFFPEADDREEIRLRFDDAASKLVEFCHRRVDLADVVSAHLAAARRAPELGFARYVISAPTPFTRDDLPELGRDVPAVLARRAPEVAALLRERGWAVPEVDRVYSSARAVAELGWRPRWDAGAIAARLRSGAGPGSPLAAAVGAKGYHAEPTGVYTP
- a CDS encoding alpha/beta fold hydrolase is translated as MNGTADTAGTLTDAVLDLAGARIHFDVRGTGPLLVLVGSPMGADGFAATAGLLAADHTVVTFDPRGTGRSPVDDADAGSPVAVRAADLAALVEHLGQGPATLVGSSGGAVVALALLQTRPELVRAVVAHEPPLQELLPDAAARRATGDEIVRRYREQGAAAAWALFMAAANLPGGPPEGPGDGVRPESPRGPGLPTVLSLPIAPTGPTAPLVCTARGPGCPARTARARTGNARTPTSGTSSCTRCARRSAGCPIPAPCAAAG